One Hermetia illucens chromosome 4, iHerIll2.2.curated.20191125, whole genome shotgun sequence DNA segment encodes these proteins:
- the LOC119655948 gene encoding uncharacterized protein LOC119655948 isoform X1, whose amino-acid sequence MSWENYKSDTSGDVMVGKFEVFIDMNKSKGNQSTGGRSKGVPSMSGNIVVPEKLNSNSNWSDTSLDQSPLDFLLDDEFNLNSTHNLEMAIKNITNPSPEHDIGKLKGRDVLLSQTIKSENNDFVLTPLQSTSAPTSEVIKPEPAAVVDSSGDAKSQNQTPHFVKYINRDGKVIKVWECGICSRNFQHQYTLMRHLPTHTNVRNFVCNECGKAFRQLSTLSQHRAIHSVERPYACETCNKSFNRISTLISHRKTHSDVKPFRCHMCHKGFHQKGNLRNHIYIHTNERPYRCTVCNKGFNQMSNLVCHTQKSHSSEFGSIWTCDRCNMSFSKRTLLRAHELETHHIQGTNIKSTRPKLANNRKSATTTSDDSTMDLDAGNEFCKSEISENGILIPAIDTDAMKIARANKEMPFAVLHFFEGPPLLVRIVDYGNQSLLRPTKNEDFISLKNQQAEQIEKVCVPIVAAVYQTLNVAGRPEFKVMPPKNIYKFINHHQSISLNCDNNNEGEREASKPDEIIPAANIISLTPPQIPSDLRDVTENLETPLFESLTHVKDEPSNMDENSMEFNPGASMGEKPRAIAIVEESNWWKRHTKTDPYEEVDAFSETFQNIATGSLLTPKKITESDIMPDQNASILDLSEARNPLLCHGQQISNNNNDNIFNYNSLMNYDFGNNISNILDAFRSEGMDASMIKSLFSENPGLLHDFNECLSEILP is encoded by the exons ATGAGCTGGGAAAACTATAAATCAGATACGAGTGGTGATGTTATggttgggaagtttgaagtgtTCATTGATATGAATAAATCGAAAGGAAATCAGAGTACTGGTGGTCGTAGTAAAGGTGTACCAAGCATGAGCGGAAATATTGTTGTTCCAGAAAAGCTTAACTCTAATTCCAACTGGTCGGATACTAGTTTGGACCAATCACCCCTAGATTTCTTGCTTGATGATGAATTCAATTTGAATAGTACACATAATCTGGAAATGGCCATTAAGAATATCACAAATCCAAGCCCTGAACACGATATTGGAAAGCTGAAAGGAAGGGACGTGCTCTTATCCCAAACAATAA AATCAGAAAACAATGATTTTGTCTTGACACCATTACAAAGCACATCAGCACCCACGTCCGAAGTTATCAAACCAGAACCTGCCGCTGTTGTTGATTCATCTGGAGATGCCAAATCCCAGAATCAAACCCCACATTTTGTAAAATATATTAACCGGGACGGAAAAGTCATCAAGGTCTGGGAATGTGGAATCTGTTCCCGGAACTTTCAACATCAGTACACGTTAATGCGTCACCTACCCACCCATACGAACGTGCGAAACTTCGTTTGTAACGAATGCGGAAAGGCCTTCCGCCAACTATCAACTCTTAGTCAACATCGTGCCATTCATTCTGTCGAACGACCGTATGCTTGTGAGACATGTAACAAATCGTTTAATAGAATCTCAACTTTAATTTCACACCGGAAAACCCATTCGGATGTGAAACCATTCCGTTGTCATATGTGCCATAAAGGATTCCATCAGAAAGGTAACTTGAGAAATCATATCTACATCCACACAAATGAGAGGCCGTACCGATGTACGGTTTGCAACAAGGGATTTAATCAAATGTCGAATTTGGTGTGTCACACGCAAAAATCGCATTCGTCAGAG TTCGGATCGATTTGGACATGCGACCGTTGCAATATGAGTTTTTCAAAACGGACACTTCTCCGTGCCCATGAGCTCGAAACCCATCATATTCAAGGAACAAATATAAAAAGCACTCGACCGAAACTCGCTAACAATCGAAAATCAGCCACAACAACTTCAGATGATTCGACTATGGACTTGGATGCAGGCAACGAATTCTGTAAgtctgaaatatctgaaaatggaATACTTATACCAGCTATTGATACGGATGCAATGAAAATCGCAAGAGCCAATAAAGAAATGCCTTTCGCGGTACTTCATTTTTTCGAAGGCCCACCTCTGCTTGTACGGATTGTTGATTATGGCAATCAAAGTCTCCTTCGACCAACGAAGAATGAAGATTTTATCTCGTTGAAAAACCAACAAGCCgaacaaattgaaaaagtttGTGTACCGATTGTAGCGGCCGTTTATCAAACATTGAATGTTGCAGGTCGCCCGGAATTCAAGGTAATGCCGCCAAAGAACATCTATAAATTCATCAACCATCATCAATCGATCTCGTTAAATTGTGATAATAACAACGAGGGTGAACGAGAGGCATCTAAGCCAGATGAGATAATTCCTGCTGCAAATATTATCTCCTTGACACCACCACAAATTCCAAGTGATCTTCGCGATGTTACTGAGAATCTGGAGACTCCTCTATTCGAATCATTAACCCATGTCAAGGATGAACCTTCAAATATGGATGAAAACTCTATGGAATTCAATCCGGGTGCCTCTATGGGAGAGAAACCTAGAGCAATAGCTATCGTAGAAGAGTCGAATTGGTGGAAGAGACACACAAAAACAGATCCGTACGAAGAAGTTGACGCGTTCTCGGAAACATTTCAAAATATTGCAACTGGTAGTTTACTCACTCCTAAGAAGATTACCGAG AGCGATATAATGCCAGATCAGAATGCTTCAATTCTGGACCTATCCGAGGCGAGAAATCCCCTTCTGTGCCATGGTCAGCAAATATCAAACAACAACAATGACAATATATTCAACTACAATTCTTTAATGAACTACGATTTCGGAAATAACATCTCAAATATTCTGGATGCATTCCGCAGTGAAGGTATGGATGCCAGCATGATAAAGAGTCTGTTCTCAGAGAATCCTGGGTTATTGCACGATTTCAACGAATGTTTATCAGAAATTTTACCGTAa
- the LOC119654493 gene encoding low molecular weight phosphotyrosine protein phosphatase 1-like: protein MGDSKRKVLMVCLGNICRSPIAEAVLQDAVSKAGVASEWEVDSAAIGGWHVGKSPDHRALKTMSNHGLPYSNKARQITKRDFEEFDYIFGMDKENIKDLSDLKPSNAKAKILLLGDFDPKGERIIRDPYYDSGSEGFEKCFQQCSRMCPEFFSRARAGDI, encoded by the exons ATGGGCGACAGTAAGCGAAAGGTTTTAATGGTGTGTTTAG GAAATATTTGCCGGTCACCAATAGCCGAGGCCGTTCTCCAGGATGCGGTGAGCAAAGCTGGTGTTGCTTCAGAATGGGAAGTGGATAGTGCCGCGATTGGAGGATGGCACGTTGGTAAGAGTCCCGACCACAGAGCCCTGAAGACCATGTCCAACCACGGACTTCCCTACTCCAACAAAGCGCGACAGATTACAAAGCGGGACTTTGAGGAGTTCGACTACATTTTCGGGATGGACAAGGAGAATATTAAGGATTTGAGTGATTTGAAGCCGTCGAATGCCAAGGCTAAGATTTTACTTCTAGGCGACTTCGATCCAAAGGGGGAGAGGATTATACGCGATCCGTACTAT GATAGTGGCTCCGAGGGATTTGAAAAGTGCTTCCAGCAGTGCAGCCGGATGTGCCCGGAATTCTTTAGCCGAGCTAGGGCAGGAGATATTTAA
- the LOC119656290 gene encoding uncharacterized protein LOC119656290 has translation MEMTYRITNGIRLASICRICLRSGQCLHPVIDSVVPNFHAPPIAVIQLWKIFDELLLSHGPNFPDSICGDCLHSIQSHYLFMLKCEEADALLKGINQLNSPLTRFHRNIQNPTHSKSDPRKQCKVPDPIGKHPEGRITAQLRLAGQASPKYKRLRKNAAISTRKRELLRRRILRSSFRKIQSGRLLKLKTAAILNKNEEIIRVSNAFKHRINLTQQFIHHQDPYKWTCDPS, from the exons ATGGAAATGACCTATAGAATAACGAACGGCATTCGCCTGGCGTCAATATGCCGAATATGCTTGCGTTCGGGGCAGTGCTTACATCCGGTCATTGATTCGGTTGTGCCAAACTTTCACGCGCCGCCCATCGCCGTGATTCAATTGTGGAAGATTTTCGACGAATTATTG TTATCACATGGACCCAATTTTCCCGACAGTATATGCGGTGACTGTTTGCATTCCATCCAAAGCCATTACTTGTTCATGTTAAAATGCGAAGAGGCAGATGCACTACTGAAGGGGATTAATCAGCTCAACAGTCCTCTCACGAGGTTTCATCGAAACATCCAAAACCCAACCCATAGTAAAAGTGATCCCAGAAAACAATGCAaagtccctgatccaattggtaaACATCCAGAAGGAAGGATCACGGCACAGTTGCGTCTGGCTGGTCAAGCTTCTCCAAAGTACAAACGACTTAGGAAAAATGCAGCAATTTCAACGAGAAAGCGGGAATTATTGAGAAGACGTATTCTCCGCTCATCATTCAGGAAAATTCAAA GTGGACGACTGCTCAAGCTCAAGACGGCTGCTAttctcaacaagaatgaggagatcattcgCGTAAGCAACGCCTTCAAACACAGAATTAACCTTACCcaacagttcatccatcatcaggatccatataaatggacctgcgatCCTTCATGA
- the LOC119655948 gene encoding zinc finger protein 84-like isoform X2 yields the protein MSWENYKSDTSGDVMVGKFEVFIDMNKSKGNQSTGGRSKGVPSMSGNIVVPEKLNSNSNWSDTSLDQSPLDFLLDDEFNLNSTHNLEMAIKNITNPSPEHDIGKLKGRDVLLSQTIKSENNDFVLTPLQSTSAPTSEVIKPEPAAVVDSSGDAKSQNQTPHFVKYINRDGKVIKVWECGICSRNFQHQYTLMRHLPTHTNVRNFVCNECGKAFRQLSTLSQHRAIHSVERPYACETCNKSFNRISTLISHRKTHSDVKPFRCHMCHKGFHQKGNLRNHIYIHTNERPYRCTVCNKGFNQMSNLVCHTQKSHSSEFGSIWTCDRCNMSFSKRTLLRAHELETHHIQGTNIKSTRPKLANNRKSATTTSDDSTMDLDAGNEFCRPEFKVMPPKNIYKFINHHQSISLNCDNNNEGEREASKPDEIIPAANIISLTPPQIPSDLRDVTENLETPLFESLTHVKDEPSNMDENSMEFNPGASMGEKPRAIAIVEESNWWKRHTKTDPYEEVDAFSETFQNIATGSLLTPKKITESDIMPDQNASILDLSEARNPLLCHGQQISNNNNDNIFNYNSLMNYDFGNNISNILDAFRSEGMDASMIKSLFSENPGLLHDFNECLSEILP from the exons ATGAGCTGGGAAAACTATAAATCAGATACGAGTGGTGATGTTATggttgggaagtttgaagtgtTCATTGATATGAATAAATCGAAAGGAAATCAGAGTACTGGTGGTCGTAGTAAAGGTGTACCAAGCATGAGCGGAAATATTGTTGTTCCAGAAAAGCTTAACTCTAATTCCAACTGGTCGGATACTAGTTTGGACCAATCACCCCTAGATTTCTTGCTTGATGATGAATTCAATTTGAATAGTACACATAATCTGGAAATGGCCATTAAGAATATCACAAATCCAAGCCCTGAACACGATATTGGAAAGCTGAAAGGAAGGGACGTGCTCTTATCCCAAACAATAA AATCAGAAAACAATGATTTTGTCTTGACACCATTACAAAGCACATCAGCACCCACGTCCGAAGTTATCAAACCAGAACCTGCCGCTGTTGTTGATTCATCTGGAGATGCCAAATCCCAGAATCAAACCCCACATTTTGTAAAATATATTAACCGGGACGGAAAAGTCATCAAGGTCTGGGAATGTGGAATCTGTTCCCGGAACTTTCAACATCAGTACACGTTAATGCGTCACCTACCCACCCATACGAACGTGCGAAACTTCGTTTGTAACGAATGCGGAAAGGCCTTCCGCCAACTATCAACTCTTAGTCAACATCGTGCCATTCATTCTGTCGAACGACCGTATGCTTGTGAGACATGTAACAAATCGTTTAATAGAATCTCAACTTTAATTTCACACCGGAAAACCCATTCGGATGTGAAACCATTCCGTTGTCATATGTGCCATAAAGGATTCCATCAGAAAGGTAACTTGAGAAATCATATCTACATCCACACAAATGAGAGGCCGTACCGATGTACGGTTTGCAACAAGGGATTTAATCAAATGTCGAATTTGGTGTGTCACACGCAAAAATCGCATTCGTCAGAG TTCGGATCGATTTGGACATGCGACCGTTGCAATATGAGTTTTTCAAAACGGACACTTCTCCGTGCCCATGAGCTCGAAACCCATCATATTCAAGGAACAAATATAAAAAGCACTCGACCGAAACTCGCTAACAATCGAAAATCAGCCACAACAACTTCAGATGATTCGACTATGGACTTGGATGCAGGCAACGAATTCT GTCGCCCGGAATTCAAGGTAATGCCGCCAAAGAACATCTATAAATTCATCAACCATCATCAATCGATCTCGTTAAATTGTGATAATAACAACGAGGGTGAACGAGAGGCATCTAAGCCAGATGAGATAATTCCTGCTGCAAATATTATCTCCTTGACACCACCACAAATTCCAAGTGATCTTCGCGATGTTACTGAGAATCTGGAGACTCCTCTATTCGAATCATTAACCCATGTCAAGGATGAACCTTCAAATATGGATGAAAACTCTATGGAATTCAATCCGGGTGCCTCTATGGGAGAGAAACCTAGAGCAATAGCTATCGTAGAAGAGTCGAATTGGTGGAAGAGACACACAAAAACAGATCCGTACGAAGAAGTTGACGCGTTCTCGGAAACATTTCAAAATATTGCAACTGGTAGTTTACTCACTCCTAAGAAGATTACCGAG AGCGATATAATGCCAGATCAGAATGCTTCAATTCTGGACCTATCCGAGGCGAGAAATCCCCTTCTGTGCCATGGTCAGCAAATATCAAACAACAACAATGACAATATATTCAACTACAATTCTTTAATGAACTACGATTTCGGAAATAACATCTCAAATATTCTGGATGCATTCCGCAGTGAAGGTATGGATGCCAGCATGATAAAGAGTCTGTTCTCAGAGAATCCTGGGTTATTGCACGATTTCAACGAATGTTTATCAGAAATTTTACCGTAa